Proteins encoded together in one Camelina sativa cultivar DH55 chromosome 9, Cs, whole genome shotgun sequence window:
- the LOC104714183 gene encoding shikimate O-hydroxycinnamoyltransferase-like gives MGEAAEQARGFHVTTTRKQVITAALPLQDHWLPLSNLDLLLPPLDVNVCFCYKKSLNITNTVALETLKTALAETLVSYYAFAGEIVTNTTGEPEILCNNRGVDFVEAGADVELRELNLYDPDESIAKLVPIKKHGVIAIQVTQLKCGSIVVGCTFDHRVADAYSMNMFLLSWAEISRSDVPISCVPSFRRSLLNPRRPLVIDSSIDQIFMPVTSLPPPQEITNPENLLTSRIYYIKADALEELQTLASSSNNGKRTKLESFSAFLWKLVAEKTAKDHPVLCKTSKLGIVVDGRRRLMEQENNTYFGNVLSIPFGGQRIDDLTNKPLSWVAEEVHRFLERSATKEHFLNLIDWVETRRPTPAVSRIYSVGSDDGPAFVVSSGRSFPVTQVDFGWGSPVFGSYHFPWGGSAGYVMPMPSSVDDGDWMVYLHLTKGQLKFIEEKASHVFKPIDNDYLKI, from the exons ATGGGAGAAGCGGCGGAGCAAGCACGTGGCTTCCACGTGACCACCACCAGGAAGCAAGTCATCACAGCGGCTCTTCCCCTCCAGGACCACTGGCTCCCCCTCTCGAACCTCGACCTCCTCCTTCCTCCTCTCGACGTCAACGTTTGCTTCTGCTACAAGAAATCACTTAACATTACCAACACAGTGGCTCTTGAAACCCTCAAGACGGCTTTGGCAGAGACTCTCGTCTCCTACTACGCCTTTGCCGGCGAGATCGTGACCAATACTACCGGAGAACCGGAGATTCTCTGCAACAATCGTGGCGTAGATTTTGTGGAAGCCGGTGCTGACGTTGAGCTTCGAGAGCTTAACCTGTATGATCCTGATGAAAGTATTGCCAAGCTTGTTCCCATCAAGAAACATGGAGTCATAGCGATTCAG GTAACTCAACTGAAATGTGGAAGCATAGTTGTTGGCTGCACATTTGATCATCGTGTAGCGGACGCATATTCCATGAACATGTTTCTCTTATCGTGGGCCGAGATATCACGGTCTGACGTACCAATCTCTTGTGTACCATCGTTTCGAAGATCTCTGCTAAACCCACGAAGACCTTTGGTCATCGATTCATCTATAGACCAGATTTTTATGCCTGTCACCTCCTTGCCCCCTCCACAAGAAATTACCAATCCAGAAAATCTCCTTACGAGCCGTATCTATTACATAAAAGCGGATGCATTAGAAGAGCTCCAAACTCTAGCCAGCAGCTCGAACAACGGTAAAAGGACAAAACTTGAATCATTTAGTGCGTTTCTGTGGAAACTCGTGGCAGAGAAAACAGCTAAAGATCATCCAGTCCTGTGCAAGACCTCAAAACTTGGGATCGTCGTGGACGGAAGGAGGAGACTTATGGAGCAAGAAAACAATACTTACTTCGGAAACGTTCTCTCAATCCCATTTGGTGGACAGAGAATCGATGACTTGACTAACAAGCCACTGTCTTGGGTGGCCGAAGAGGTTCACAGATTCTTGGAGAGATCAGCGACCAAAGaacattttttgaatttgatcgATTGGGTTGAGACTCGCCGCCCAACACCTGCGGTTTCAAGAATCTACAGCGTCGGATCTGACGATGGACCCGCCTTTGTGGTTTCTTCCGGGAGGAGTTTTCCTGTGACCCAAGTGGATTTCGGGTGGGGCTCGCCGGTTTTTGGATCTTACCATTTCCCATGGGGAGGCAGCGCCGGATACGTTATGCCGATGCCAAGCTCAGTGGACGACGGAGATTGGATGGTTTACTTGCACCTTACGAAAGGACAGTTGAAGTTCATTGAGGAAAAGGCTTCTCATGTGTTTAAACCTATTGACAATGATTATCtcaagatttaa
- the LOC104714184 gene encoding uncharacterized protein LOC104714184: MMRKLQETEKKSIRVMIIHFPSPSLYRTNCLTSSKSRRRRTQCQSRLVTRSAAVLRISKAAAIGAIAAAVVIASVSVASAELPPPPQDGETLSNVPQTLSGEDCKKQRIQRPKSKNAEKCTVKCVNTCIRSGDGEGPINIRRPLVVFKQGFRSRNYCLVECSDICNLIGDGYGP; this comes from the exons ATGATGAGGAAACtgcaagaaacagaaaaaaaatcgaTAAGAGTAATGATAATACACTTTCCGTCTCCTTCTCTCTATCGCACGAATTGCTTGACCAGTAgtaaaagcagaagaagaagaactcagtGTCAGAGCCGCCTGGTGACTAGATCAGCGGCGGTTCTTCGTATATCCAAGGCGGCGGCGATCGGGGCCATAGCTGCAGCGGTTGTGATAGCTTCGGTATCTGTAGCTTCAGCAGAGCTTCCTCCGCCGCCTCAAGACGGAGAAACGCTATCTAATGTACCGCAAACGCTATCAGGTGAAGActgcaagaaacagaggatccaACGACCCAAATCCAAGAACGCTGAGAAGTGTACCGTTAAATGCGTCAACACTTGTATTCGCAGTGGAGACGGAGAAGGACCGATCAACATCAGAAG GCCATTAGTGGTATTCAAGCAAGGGTTTCGTAGCCGTAATTACTG CTTAGTGGAATGTTCGGATATTTGCAATTTGATCGGAGATGGCTATGGACCctga